One segment of Desulfosudis oleivorans Hxd3 DNA contains the following:
- a CDS encoding MarR family winged helix-turn-helix transcriptional regulator: MTTDTAQAPECMIFLLSKAYQKGHGLVKKRLLPFGLTNMQYVILETLWMQDGLTAVELSMILAIDKATLSGVLERMAEGGWIEKQNDDRDRRAIRVFLTARANRMKESLQKERQAANDELLSMFTIEEKVLLRRLLKDMA; the protein is encoded by the coding sequence ATGACGACAGATACCGCCCAGGCCCCGGAGTGTATGATTTTTCTGCTTTCCAAGGCCTATCAGAAAGGCCACGGCCTGGTGAAAAAACGGCTTTTGCCCTTCGGCCTCACCAACATGCAGTACGTGATCCTGGAAACCCTCTGGATGCAGGACGGCCTGACCGCCGTGGAGTTGAGTATGATCCTGGCCATTGACAAGGCCACACTTTCCGGGGTTCTGGAGCGGATGGCCGAAGGCGGATGGATAGAGAAACAAAATGATGACAGGGACCGTCGCGCGATCCGGGTGTTTCTCACCGCCAGGGCGAACCGTATGAAAGAATCCCTTCAAAAAGAGCGGCAGGCGGCAAACGATGAGCTGCTCTCCATGTTCACGATCGAAGAAAAGGTGCTGCTGCGCAGGCTGTTAAAAGACATGGCGTAG
- the fusA gene encoding elongation factor G, with amino-acid sequence MNTQKTKIENLRNIGIIAHIDAGKTTVTERILYYTGRSYKMGEVHDGQAVMDWMVDEQERGITITSAVTTCQWKNTEIQLIDTPGHVDFTIEVERSLRVLDGAVGVFCAVGGVEPQSEKVWRQADKYRVPKIAFVNKMDRIGADFFGTVDMIREKLKARPVLLQIPVGREETFTGVIDLVEMKQIVWDDETLGARFEITDIEDAYREDAELYRDRLMESLADVDDTIMEAYLAETPVETADIVKAIRGAVNRLALVPVLCGSALKNKGVQPLLDAVALYLPSPKDVPPIEGIHPDTGDVIRCEPKASGPLAALIFKVSIIEGRKLSFARVYSGRLMAGEEVYNPLRKQKEKISRILKMHANKRERVEEVGPGAIVGVVGLKDASTGETLCRASAPVALERMEFEEPVISIAVEPKTHADQEKMTEVLSKFSAEDPTLRVRIDEDTGQTILSGMGELHLEIIVSRMTREFNTRVNVGRPQVVYRETIGKESAGTVVFDREIAGQRHFAEVSLVLRPLKRGSGNVFKNSLAPEAIPPQFLPDIERGVTESFESGSFMGYPVIDVEAEVTGASFKEGMSTSLGFGVCASMACKEAFSKGGPFLLEPIMNVDVFVPDDYIGDVIGDLNARGGKIEAMAVKAGMQEIKATAPLSRMFGYSTALRSATQGKGTFSMQFSHFDSPGK; translated from the coding sequence ATGAACACACAGAAGACAAAAATCGAAAACCTGCGCAACATCGGCATCATTGCCCATATCGACGCCGGCAAGACCACGGTGACCGAGCGCATTCTTTATTATACCGGCCGCTCTTACAAGATGGGCGAGGTCCATGACGGCCAGGCCGTGATGGACTGGATGGTTGACGAGCAGGAGCGGGGCATCACCATCACTTCGGCGGTGACCACCTGCCAGTGGAAAAACACGGAGATCCAGCTTATCGATACGCCGGGCCACGTGGATTTCACCATTGAGGTGGAACGGTCCCTGCGGGTGCTGGACGGCGCCGTGGGCGTGTTCTGCGCCGTGGGCGGAGTGGAGCCCCAGTCGGAAAAGGTGTGGCGCCAGGCCGACAAGTACCGGGTACCCAAGATCGCCTTTGTCAACAAGATGGATCGTATCGGCGCCGATTTTTTCGGCACCGTGGACATGATCCGGGAAAAGCTCAAGGCCCGGCCCGTGCTGCTTCAGATTCCCGTCGGCAGAGAGGAGACCTTTACCGGCGTCATTGACCTGGTGGAGATGAAACAGATCGTATGGGACGACGAGACCCTGGGGGCCCGCTTTGAGATCACCGATATCGAGGATGCCTACCGGGAGGATGCCGAGCTCTACCGGGACCGGCTGATGGAATCCCTCGCCGACGTGGACGACACCATCATGGAGGCCTACCTCGCCGAAACACCGGTGGAAACCGCTGATATCGTGAAGGCAATCCGCGGCGCCGTGAACCGCCTGGCCCTGGTGCCGGTGCTGTGCGGCAGCGCGTTGAAGAACAAGGGGGTCCAGCCCCTGCTGGACGCGGTTGCCCTTTACCTGCCCAGCCCCAAAGATGTGCCGCCCATCGAAGGCATCCACCCGGATACCGGCGACGTGATCCGGTGCGAACCCAAAGCCTCCGGCCCACTGGCGGCCCTGATTTTCAAGGTCTCCATCATCGAGGGCCGCAAGCTCTCTTTTGCCCGTGTTTACAGCGGCAGGCTGATGGCCGGAGAAGAGGTGTACAACCCCCTGCGCAAGCAGAAGGAAAAGATCTCCCGCATTCTGAAGATGCACGCCAACAAGCGGGAGCGCGTCGAAGAAGTCGGGCCTGGCGCCATTGTTGGCGTGGTGGGGCTCAAGGACGCCTCCACCGGTGAAACCCTCTGCCGGGCCAGCGCGCCCGTGGCCCTGGAAAGGATGGAGTTCGAGGAGCCGGTGATTTCCATTGCCGTGGAACCCAAGACCCATGCCGACCAGGAAAAGATGACCGAGGTGCTGTCCAAGTTCTCCGCTGAAGACCCCACCCTTCGCGTGCGCATCGACGAGGATACCGGCCAGACCATTCTTTCGGGTATGGGCGAGCTGCACCTGGAGATCATTGTCAGCCGCATGACGCGGGAGTTCAACACACGGGTCAACGTGGGCCGTCCCCAGGTGGTCTACCGGGAGACCATCGGCAAAGAGAGCGCCGGCACCGTGGTGTTCGACCGAGAGATCGCCGGCCAGCGCCATTTCGCGGAAGTCTCCCTTGTTTTAAGGCCGCTGAAAAGAGGGTCGGGCAATGTGTTTAAAAACAGCCTGGCCCCGGAGGCCATTCCGCCCCAGTTTCTGCCGGACATTGAAAGGGGTGTCACGGAGTCTTTTGAGAGCGGGTCCTTCATGGGTTACCCGGTCATCGACGTGGAAGCCGAGGTAACGGGCGCATCCTTTAAAGAGGGGATGAGCACCAGCCTGGGATTCGGCGTGTGCGCCTCCATGGCCTGCAAGGAGGCCTTTTCAAAGGGCGGGCCGTTTCTCCTGGAGCCCATTATGAATGTGGACGTGTTTGTGCCGGACGACTATATCGGTGACGTCATCGGTGATCTTAACGCCCGCGGCGGCAAGATTGAGGCCATGGCGGTCAAGGCCGGCATGCAGGAGATCAAGGCCACGGCCCCGCTGTCGCGCATGTTCGGTTACTCCACGGCCCTGCGCTCGGCCACCCAGGGCAAGGGCACCTTCTCCATGCAGTTTTCCCATTTCGACAGCCCCGGCAAGTAA
- a CDS encoding zinc finger domain-containing protein, with protein sequence MAKILNIFEAAILLKMSPLLLKWFISYSPKYKEKRKLSYADHKDEMYFFDKHELLNFNKYLSMPWPAKKEDQRPIVPSGIENEIKSECKFRCVICNHASGHIAHIDPIHNSKNNHPHNLIYLCPNCHDLYDNKKTISKNQIANLKKNLLHTKIVIWKSYLFLIDSVSSLIKELKIVKHEDFTNKELKKETISELLHEIRKHASEEFDTHPSDIKENGTEKIFEGYRKRVREIIDENIDVEEKLFAERDTYILETGKAECPLCNGTGVHNAWECPVCRGVGTVDQEAVNEIDLTPFKQDECPLCEGSGTHNAWECPVCRGVGTVDQGAVNEVDLTPFKQEECPLCEGSGTHNAWECPVCRGVGTVDQEAVNEIDLTPFKQDECPLCEGSGTHNAWECPVCRGVGTVDQGAVNEIDLTPFKQDECPLCEGSGTHNAWECPVCRGVGTVDQEAVDEIDLTLFEQVDCPECNGTGVDNEWECRACRGIGTTDRRNLE encoded by the coding sequence ATGGCAAAAATATTGAACATTTTTGAAGCGGCTATTTTACTGAAAATGTCACCCCTCCTTTTAAAGTGGTTCATTTCATATTCTCCAAAGTACAAAGAAAAAAGAAAACTTTCATATGCAGATCATAAAGATGAAATGTACTTTTTCGATAAACACGAATTGCTGAATTTTAACAAGTATTTAAGTATGCCGTGGCCTGCAAAGAAAGAAGATCAACGACCAATTGTTCCAAGCGGCATTGAGAATGAGATTAAATCAGAGTGCAAATTCAGATGTGTTATATGTAATCATGCATCTGGTCATATAGCCCATATTGATCCAATTCATAACAGCAAGAACAACCATCCCCATAATCTGATTTATTTATGCCCGAATTGTCACGATTTGTATGATAATAAAAAAACTATAAGTAAGAATCAAATTGCAAATTTGAAAAAGAACTTGTTGCATACGAAAATCGTCATATGGAAAAGCTATTTATTTCTAATAGATTCAGTATCTTCATTAATTAAAGAGCTGAAAATAGTTAAGCATGAGGACTTTACTAATAAGGAGCTAAAAAAAGAAACAATATCTGAGCTTCTACACGAAATTAGAAAGCATGCTTCTGAAGAATTTGATACACATCCCAGTGACATAAAAGAGAATGGGACAGAAAAGATATTCGAGGGCTACAGGAAGAGGGTTAGGGAAATTATAGATGAAAATATTGATGTAGAAGAAAAGCTCTTCGCTGAAAGAGATACCTATATATTGGAAACTGGAAAAGCTGAATGCCCTCTATGTAATGGCACAGGTGTTCACAATGCTTGGGAGTGCCCGGTATGCCGGGGCGTTGGCACTGTGGATCAAGAGGCTGTTAATGAAATAGATTTAACTCCATTCAAGCAGGATGAATGTCCCCTGTGTGAGGGCTCTGGGACTCACAATGCCTGGGAGTGCCCGGTATGTCGGGGCGTTGGCACTGTGGATCAAGGGGCTGTTAATGAAGTAGATTTAACTCCATTCAAGCAGGAGGAATGTCCCCTGTGTGAGGGCTCTGGGACTCACAATGCCTGGGAGTGCCCGGTATGCCGGGGCGTTGGCACCGTGGACCAAGAGGCTGTTAATGAAATAGATTTAACTCCATTCAAGCAGGATGAATGTCCCCTGTGTGAGGGCTCTGGGACTCACAATGCCTGGGAGTGCCCGGTATGTCGGGGCGTTGGCACTGTGGATCAAGGGGCTGTTAATGAAATAGATTTAACTCCATTCAAGCAGGATGAATGTCCCCTGTGTGAGGGCTCTGGAACTCACAATGCCTGGGAGTGCCCGGTATGCCGGGGCGTTGGCACCGTGGACCAAGAGGCTGTTGATGAAATAGACTTAACACTGTTTGAACAAGTTGATTGCCCAGAATGCAACGGCACGGGAGTTGACAATGAGTGGGAATGTCGGGCTTGCAGGGGGATAGGCACTACAGATAGACGTAACTTAGAATAG
- a CDS encoding alpha/beta hydrolase has product MMLSPNARLFNFYLKYCIKPIQVFLPTDRPFVMLGIRKVVNTGRRLINRVPAFVSIQQVDAGGVPGEWVTAGSAVDSKRIIFYLHGGGYFFCSPKTHRAITWRLSRETKARVLSLDYRMVPEYTVDECRTDAVSAYCWLLDQGHDPADIVIGGDSAGGGLTLLTLQALKQKEVPLPRAAFCLSPFADMSRTSPTFITNAKKSHLFHKNALRKVEAYLSTGRDPYDPAISPAFGDFSGLPPLFIQAADTELLLHDSLLVAKNALKAGVPVDLNIWHNLPHVFSVFADILPEGKRGIKQIAGFVNRHLS; this is encoded by the coding sequence ATGATGCTGAGTCCAAATGCCAGGCTTTTCAATTTTTATCTTAAATATTGTATCAAGCCGATACAGGTGTTTCTGCCCACAGACCGTCCCTTTGTGATGCTTGGGATACGAAAAGTGGTGAATACCGGTCGACGGCTGATCAACCGGGTGCCGGCTTTTGTTTCCATTCAGCAGGTGGATGCCGGGGGTGTGCCGGGAGAGTGGGTAACGGCCGGAAGTGCCGTTGATTCAAAAAGGATCATTTTTTATCTGCATGGCGGCGGCTATTTTTTCTGTTCCCCCAAAACCCACCGGGCCATTACCTGGCGCCTTTCCAGGGAGACAAAGGCCAGGGTGCTGAGCCTGGATTACCGAATGGTCCCGGAATATACGGTGGATGAGTGCCGCACGGACGCGGTAAGCGCTTACTGCTGGCTGCTTGATCAGGGCCATGACCCGGCCGATATCGTTATCGGCGGCGATTCCGCCGGCGGCGGGCTGACCCTGCTGACCCTGCAGGCGCTCAAGCAAAAGGAGGTGCCGCTGCCCCGGGCCGCCTTCTGCCTCTCCCCGTTCGCGGATATGAGCCGCACCAGCCCCACCTTTATCACCAACGCGAAAAAGAGCCATCTGTTTCACAAAAACGCGCTCAGAAAAGTGGAAGCCTATCTCTCCACGGGCCGGGACCCTTACGATCCCGCCATATCCCCGGCCTTTGGCGATTTTTCCGGCCTGCCGCCGCTTTTTATTCAGGCGGCCGACACGGAACTGCTGCTGCACGACTCCCTGCTGGTGGCAAAAAACGCTTTAAAGGCAGGTGTTCCGGTCGATCTGAACATCTGGCACAACCTGCCGCACGTGTTTTCCGTGTTTGCCGATATTCTGCCGGAGGGCAAAAGGGGGATAAAGCAGATCGCCGGGTTCGTAAACCGCCATCTTTCTTAA
- a CDS encoding TIGR02266 family protein yields the protein MAGAERRKSPRTPLKFEINYLQEGDFLISYSRDISADGMFINTENPLSVKERVTLTFSLEGSDPFNVDARVMWTNREGEKKDKGMGVKFIQPTKRLQSAILSIVNKVAVTGS from the coding sequence ATGGCCGGAGCCGAGCGAAGAAAAAGCCCCAGGACGCCTCTGAAATTTGAAATCAACTATCTGCAGGAAGGTGATTTTCTGATTTCTTATTCAAGGGATATTTCCGCGGATGGTATGTTTATCAATACCGAAAATCCCCTGTCTGTAAAGGAACGGGTCACCCTGACATTCTCACTGGAAGGTTCGGACCCCTTCAATGTGGACGCAAGGGTCATGTGGACCAATCGGGAGGGCGAGAAAAAAGACAAAGGGATGGGGGTTAAATTTATCCAGCCCACAAAAAGACTGCAAAGCGCCATCCTGTCAATTGTCAACAAGGTGGCCGTGACCGGGTCCTAG
- a CDS encoding molybdopterin-containing oxidoreductase family protein, which yields MEQWHKTGCVLCAQNCGLQVLVENNRMVKVKPDKDNPRSRGYACRKGLNVIYHQYPADRITTPLKRVGAEFVPISWDQAATEIAEKLRATVNAHGPRSVAYMGASSQGGHMEAAFGLTILRALGSQNFYSSAGQEFSGHWWVFGRMLGRQYSVTGPDEHNCDMLVAWGWNGMESHQVPRAPIVLKEVADNPDKLLVAIDPRRSETAQIANIHLALRPGTDALLIKAMIALILAEGWEKRDYLLQHVEGWDAIRPWFENFDIRAAIAVCGLDYGEVLELCRLMATRQWGVHPDLGVFMGRRSTLTSYLLMVLQLVCGRLLVPGGNIVPGMVMPMGFHADERDEKTWRTVATHMPPAAAGAFPPSVLPEEILTDHADRVRAVYVSACNPLRSYPDTTAYETAFKKLDLLVVNEIVMSETARLAHYVLPACTFYESWDTTFFPMSYPEVYLQLRRPVVSPPGECKELAEIFTLIADRLGLIPEIPEALHQAAAEDSLTFGAKLMEWAMTEPSALAAMPFVLAKTLGRQWKSAHKAAIWGMMMTAPKAFYKNAMRAGFAPGPDLGDRLFAALLDNPQGIWVGKIDDSNPMAVLKTPSGKIEAFIPELEADVKALDAAAEAEALKMPADFPLVLNAGRHMRYNINTMMRNPEWNKGKRACTIAVSPSDADKLGFADGEIVRMVTEAGAEQGELEVSDRVRPGMVLIPHGFGLNYNGSVYGLNVNRLTKSTNRDPIGTPLHRFVPCRLEKIE from the coding sequence ATGGAACAGTGGCACAAAACAGGATGCGTGCTCTGCGCCCAGAACTGCGGGTTGCAGGTTTTGGTGGAAAACAACCGCATGGTCAAGGTAAAGCCGGATAAAGACAACCCCCGCAGCCGGGGCTATGCCTGCCGAAAAGGGCTGAACGTTATTTATCATCAATACCCCGCCGACCGGATCACCACCCCCCTGAAACGGGTCGGCGCGGAGTTTGTGCCGATCTCCTGGGACCAGGCAGCCACGGAGATCGCGGAAAAACTGCGCGCCACCGTTAATGCCCACGGGCCCAGAAGCGTGGCGTACATGGGGGCCAGCTCCCAGGGCGGCCACATGGAGGCGGCCTTTGGCCTGACGATACTGCGCGCCCTGGGCTCCCAGAATTTTTACTCTTCCGCGGGCCAGGAGTTTTCAGGCCACTGGTGGGTGTTCGGTCGCATGCTGGGCCGGCAGTACAGTGTCACCGGCCCGGACGAGCACAACTGCGACATGCTGGTGGCCTGGGGCTGGAACGGTATGGAAAGCCACCAGGTGCCCCGTGCCCCCATCGTGTTAAAGGAGGTCGCCGACAACCCGGACAAGCTCCTGGTCGCCATCGACCCCCGCCGCAGCGAAACCGCCCAGATCGCCAACATTCACCTGGCCTTGCGGCCGGGCACTGACGCCCTGCTGATCAAGGCCATGATCGCCCTGATCCTGGCCGAAGGATGGGAAAAGCGCGACTATCTTTTACAGCACGTGGAAGGATGGGACGCCATTCGCCCCTGGTTTGAAAATTTTGACATTCGGGCCGCCATTGCCGTGTGCGGACTGGATTATGGGGAGGTGCTTGAGCTGTGCCGCCTGATGGCAACAAGGCAGTGGGGCGTTCACCCGGACCTCGGGGTGTTCATGGGCCGCCGTTCCACGCTCACCTCCTACCTGCTGATGGTGCTGCAACTGGTGTGCGGCCGGCTGCTGGTGCCGGGCGGCAACATCGTACCCGGCATGGTCATGCCCATGGGGTTTCACGCCGACGAGCGGGACGAAAAAACATGGCGCACCGTGGCCACCCACATGCCGCCGGCCGCGGCCGGGGCGTTTCCCCCGTCGGTGCTGCCCGAAGAGATCCTGACCGATCATGCAGACCGGGTCCGGGCCGTGTATGTGAGCGCCTGCAATCCGTTGCGGTCCTATCCGGACACCACCGCCTACGAGACCGCTTTTAAAAAGCTGGACCTGCTGGTGGTCAATGAGATCGTCATGAGCGAGACGGCCCGGCTGGCCCATTACGTGCTGCCGGCCTGTACGTTTTACGAGTCCTGGGACACCACGTTTTTTCCCATGTCCTACCCGGAAGTCTACCTGCAACTGCGGCGGCCTGTTGTATCGCCGCCCGGGGAATGCAAAGAGCTGGCTGAAATTTTTACCCTGATCGCCGACCGGCTGGGCCTGATCCCGGAAATCCCGGAGGCCCTGCACCAGGCCGCTGCCGAAGACAGCCTCACATTCGGGGCAAAGCTCATGGAGTGGGCCATGACCGAGCCTTCGGCCCTTGCCGCCATGCCCTTTGTGCTGGCCAAAACCCTGGGCCGCCAGTGGAAAAGCGCTCACAAGGCCGCCATCTGGGGCATGATGATGACCGCGCCCAAAGCCTTTTACAAAAACGCCATGCGGGCCGGGTTCGCGCCGGGCCCGGACCTGGGGGACCGCCTGTTTGCCGCCCTCCTGGACAATCCCCAGGGCATCTGGGTGGGAAAGATTGACGACAGCAATCCCATGGCCGTGTTAAAAACCCCTTCCGGAAAAATCGAAGCCTTTATTCCCGAGCTGGAAGCAGACGTTAAGGCCCTGGACGCGGCTGCCGAGGCCGAAGCCTTGAAAATGCCGGCGGACTTTCCCCTGGTGCTCAACGCCGGCCGGCACATGAGATACAACATCAATACCATGATGCGAAACCCGGAGTGGAACAAGGGGAAAAGGGCCTGCACCATCGCCGTCAGCCCTTCGGATGCCGATAAACTGGGGTTTGCCGACGGCGAGATCGTCCGGATGGTCACCGAAGCGGGAGCCGAGCAGGGCGAACTGGAGGTGTCAGACAGGGTCCGGCCGGGCATGGTGCTGATCCCCCACGGGTTCGGCCTGAACTACAACGGCAGCGTCTACGGGCTCAACGTGAACCGGCTTACCAAAAGCACCAACCGGGATCCCATAGGCACCCCGCTTCACCGGTTTGTGCCCTGCCGTCTGGAAAAGATAGAATAG
- a CDS encoding toll/interleukin-1 receptor domain-containing protein codes for MKKVDGNWTGRITGTNNANVFVEIKQDGSKLYGISRINDPQYGTSVYNFTGVIEENIVILSMVPDNKFINKQETQEVIINGRKMTITANMVRYGNVSVKAKLVNNSTIEGKWQSTIGTGGNLFLINEKEKSAAPQETSTTGKKNTVFISYSHEDQKHLKRLHVHIKPLEKKGLVDVWDDTKLIAGDKWREQITSALSKAAIAVLIISADFLASDFIVDNELPPILKKAELEGTLVLPVILKPCRFLREDTLSRFQALNPPDKPILSMPEVEQEIMWDKLSQRIEIELNRS; via the coding sequence ATGAAAAAAGTTGATGGAAATTGGACAGGGCGTATTACAGGAACAAATAACGCGAATGTGTTCGTCGAAATTAAGCAAGATGGGTCAAAGCTATATGGAATAAGTAGAATAAACGATCCTCAATATGGAACATCGGTATACAACTTCACGGGTGTTATAGAGGAAAACATCGTCATTCTATCAATGGTTCCTGATAATAAATTTATCAATAAGCAGGAGACCCAAGAGGTAATTATAAATGGTCGCAAGATGACGATTACTGCAAATATGGTCAGGTACGGAAATGTAAGCGTGAAGGCAAAGCTTGTAAATAATAGCACTATAGAAGGGAAGTGGCAATCAACCATCGGCACAGGCGGAAATCTATTTCTTATAAATGAAAAAGAAAAATCCGCTGCCCCTCAAGAAACAAGCACAACTGGAAAGAAAAATACAGTTTTTATAAGTTATAGCCATGAAGACCAAAAACACTTAAAAAGGCTACATGTTCACATCAAGCCTTTGGAGAAAAAGGGCCTTGTAGACGTATGGGATGATACAAAACTGATAGCTGGTGATAAATGGCGAGAGCAAATTACATCGGCTTTATCGAAGGCAGCCATTGCAGTGTTGATTATTAGCGCCGATTTTTTGGCATCTGACTTTATAGTAGATAATGAATTGCCTCCTATCCTAAAAAAAGCAGAATTGGAGGGGACTCTCGTACTTCCTGTAATACTGAAGCCCTGTAGATTTTTAAGAGAAGATACGCTTTCTCGATTTCAAGCATTGAATCCTCCAGATAAGCCTATTTTATCAATGCCTGAAGTTGAACAAGAAATAATGTGGGACAAACTGTCTCAAAGAATAGAAATAGAACTAAATAGATCATAA